A single window of Loxodonta africana isolate mLoxAfr1 chromosome 10, mLoxAfr1.hap2, whole genome shotgun sequence DNA harbors:
- the FCF1 gene encoding rRNA-processing protein FCF1 homolog isoform X2: MGKQKKTRKYAIMKRMLSLRDQRLKEKDRLKPKKKEKKDPSALKEREVPQHPSCLFFQYNTQLGPPYHILVDTNFINFSIKAKLDLVQSMMDCLYAKCRRYQHSLKCLPDPRSSLLTSIPFQPIVQSNPCLKSWLWEWLLSWAKRRPGGHNHWNPSSLSQTMKSGLFTRIWDIFL; encoded by the exons ATG gggaagcaaaagaaaacaaggaaGTATGCGATCATGAAGCGAATGCTTAGTCTCAGAGATCAGAGGCT TAAAGAAAAGGATAGATTAAaacctaaaaagaaagaaaaaaaagatcccaGCGCACTCAAGGAAAGAGAAGT cCCTCAACATCCTTCCTGCTTGTTCTTCCAATATAACACACAGCTGGGCCCACCTTACCACATTCTGGTTGATACCAATTTTATCAACTTCTCCATTAAAGCCAAACTGGACCTAGTACAATCAATGATGGACTGTCTGTATGCCAAGT gcaggagataccagcatagtctcaagtgtctacctgatccaagaagctcactcctcaccagcatccctttccaacccatcgtccagtccaatccctgtctgaagagttggctttgggaatggttactgtcctgggccaaaagaaggcctgggggccataaccactggaatccttctagtctcagtcagaccatgaagtctggtctttttacaagaatttggg ACATATTCCTTTAA
- the FCF1 gene encoding rRNA-processing protein FCF1 homolog isoform X1 — protein sequence MGKQKKTRKYAIMKRMLSLRDQRLKEKDRLKPKKKEKKDPSALKEREVPQHPSCLFFQYNTQLGPPYHILVDTNFINFSIKAKLDLVQSMMDCLYAKCIPCITDCVMAEIEKLGQKYRVALRIAKDPRFERLPCTHKGTYADDCLVQRVTQHKCYIVATVDRDLKRRIRKIPGVPIMYISNHRYNIERMPDDYGAPRF from the exons ATG gggaagcaaaagaaaacaaggaaGTATGCGATCATGAAGCGAATGCTTAGTCTCAGAGATCAGAGGCT TAAAGAAAAGGATAGATTAAaacctaaaaagaaagaaaaaaaagatcccaGCGCACTCAAGGAAAGAGAAGT cCCTCAACATCCTTCCTGCTTGTTCTTCCAATATAACACACAGCTGGGCCCACCTTACCACATTCTGGTTGATACCAATTTTATCAACTTCTCCATTAAAGCCAAACTGGACCTAGTACAATCAATGATGGACTGTCTGTATGCCAAGT GTATCCCTTGTATAACTGACTGTGTAATGGCTGAAATTGAGAAATTGGGGCAGAAGTATCGAGTCGCTCTAAG GATCGCCAAGGATCCAAGATTTGAACGATTACCGTGCACACACAAAGGAACCTACGCAGATGACTGCTTAGTACAGAGAGTAACTCAG CACAAGTGTTACATCGTGGCCACGGTTGACCGGGACCTTAAGCGAAGAATCCGTAAGATCCCTGGAGTTCCTATCATGTACATTTCTAACCATAG GTACAACATTGAGCGGATGCCAGATGATTACGGAGCCCCTCGGTTTTGA